GTTGTATATTACTTTAGTTGGGCTTGCTGTTCCCTTTGCGACTTATAAGTGGAAAGGGCGGAGGGTGAGATAGGATTCAAAGTATTTAAGGTACAATAAAATTCCAAATTCTTTCTCCCGCAGATCCCGCAGATGAAGGCGCAGATAAGGGCGCAGATAGTGTTCGTCGAAATTATACCAGGTCGTTTTTCTTGCAATAGCAGTGAATAATTGGAACACAAGATCTGCGATTTTATCTGCGCCTTCATCTGCGGGATCTGCGGGAAAAAACATACAGTATTTTAATTTCGCAAAGATCTTTATGTCCTTTCTTCGTATTCCGCAGAAAAAATTTTCTTCCAAATGGACCAAATGTTGAAACGAACTCAAAGGTTGCTGTAAATTGAATTGGAAGTATTATTGAACTAACATTTTAATAACATCACTTTTGCTTTCATTATAAAGTTTTACAAAATACATCCCTTTTGGATAATTTTCAAGATCAAGATCGTAGGGTAACATTAAATTTTGAATGCTGGCTGATATTTGTCCATTTATATTGAAAATATGCAAAGTAACTTTTTCTTTGGCGCTTCCATAAATTATACTTTTTCCGTTCGAAGGATTCGGAACAAGCGTATATGTTCTTTCGTTTATAGTTTCTTTTATTGATGTTGAACTACATTCATTGCTAAAGATACTTCCCTTTGAACCTGAATACATATAAGTAGAAAAAGGAGGGTATAAAAAATTATTACTTCCAGGAAAATTAATAATTGTAAAGACAGAGCTGACACTAGTATGGTGGATGCCAACTGAATCAGGATGGCTATTACAGATTGTGTTACAGGTAGAATCAATTTTAATTAACATTGTAGATAGATTTAATCCTGTGCCAATAGTACTACTCAATAGAAAAGTGTTGTTGGCACATTCAATCAGATCAGTATAATAATAGTTGGGCCAATTAACGCCAGTAAAAGTTGTACAAAATTGAACCTGCCTTGTTGAATCAAGTTTTAAAACTGAAATTGAATCCGAGATTAAAGTCATTACTAAAGAACCATCAGATAAAATATCGACATCTGATATTTTATTATTCTGAAAGTAATTTCCATTGATAATGGTTCCATTAGTATCAATTTCAAGTAGAACTGAAGGGTCGCTCGATGCTGTTTCTGTTTTTATAAATATTGATGATCCATGAAATCCTATTATTTTATCCAGGTTTTTGCTGGAAAATTCATTTTTCCAAAGTAAAGTTCCGTCAGCGTCGAGTTTAAGTAAATATGGGCCTTGACTGACAGCATACAGATCACCATTTTGATCTTCTTGTATGTCTCCAACAATTGATGACATTAATTCTCTGTTCCAGATGATATTTCCATTCTGATCGAGCTTAATGACTTGGAGGAAATCACGGCCATTGGTTGAACTTATTATTTTATCCGCATACAATATAACGAAAGCTGAATCCCTAGTCTGAATTATAGTTGCAAGATTTGCCGAGTATGAGCATCCATAATTTCGTTGTAATGTAATTGCTCCAGTGGAATCAAGTTTAATAAAAACGACTTCGCTTCCAGCATATGATCCGATTAAAGCACATCCTCCGTCAAATGTTGGGGTCAGTATTTTTGCATTAACTACTGCAGAGCCGGTTTCAATTCCAAGCTGATCAATCTTTACAGAGAATAATGTATCATCATTCTGGTCGAATTTAATTGCAAACATTGAATATGGATAATTTACTCCAGTTTTTCCGTAGATAAAATAACTCCCATTATGACCTTTACTGGAACCAGTTAGAATGGTTTTGGCAGAATCAAAATTAAACGTCTTGATAAATGTTTGTTGTTGTCCACTAGAAAATAGTGCATTAAAAAGCAGGAAAATCAAAAAGATAGTTTTCATTTTTTTTATAGGTCTATATTGTAAAAAGCCATAAATCTCAGGAATTCAATTGAGAAATCCAGATGTAAATTAGCTTAAATTGTTGAAAACTCAAGCCGGAAAACCGATTTTAAAATGGCTATCTTTATCTCCCAATTTTAAATGAAAAATGCCTTCTTTTAGCCATCTCCACGTCCATACACAATTCTCTTTACTGGACGGTGCTGCCGATATTTCTGATCTGTACAAAAAAGCGGTAGCAGATAAAATGCCCGCTATTGCAATCACTGATCATGGAAACATGTTCGGTGCTTTTAAATTTGTTGCAGAAGCTTCGAAGTTTAATAAAGATGGAACTGTCATAAAACCAATCGTTGGTTGTGAATTTTATGTTGTAGAAGAACGGCACAAAAGGCAATTTACCAAAGAAGATAAAGACAAGCGTTTTCATCAGTTATTTCTTGCAAAGAATGCTGAGGGTTATAAGAACCTTGTAAAAATGTGTTCACTCGGATACATTGAAGGTTTGTATGGAAAATATCCGCGGATAGATAAAGAACTGGTACTTAAATATCACAAAGGCTTAATAGCAACAACGTGCTGTCTTGGCGCTTCTGTGCCGCAAACAATTTTGAAAAATGGGGAAGCTGCAGGTGAGAAAGAATTTAAATGGTGGCTTGATCTGTTTGGCGACGATTATTACGTTGAATTACAACGACACGATATTCCTGAACAAAATAAAGTGAACGAAGTGCTTTTGCGCTTCGCAGAAAAATACAATGTGCATGTGATTGCTTCCAATGATTCGCATTACGTAGATCAGGAAGATTACAATGCACACGACATTTTACTTTGTATCAATACCGGTGAAAAGCAAAGCACAGAGAAGCTGAAAGATTTTTCTGATGATGATGGTTTCAGCAAAGGAAAACGATTTGCATTTTACAATGATCAGTTCTATTTCAAGACGACTGATGAAATGGGAAAATTGTTTTCGGACATTCCCCAGGCAATTGATAATACCAATCGCATAGTAGACAAGATCGATCCGCTAAAACTGAAGCAGGATATTCTTCTGCCGCATTTCAAAATACCGGAAGGCTTTACTACACAGGATGAATACTTAAAACATATAACTTATCTCGGAGCAAAAGAGCGATACAAAGACCTCACTCCGGAAATAGAAGAACGGATCAACTTCGAATTGTTTACCATTCAGACAATGGGATTCGCCGGATATTTTATAATCGTTTCTGATTTCATTCAGGCAGGAAGAGATCTAGGTGTGTTGATCGGTCCGGGTCGTGGTTCAGCAGCAGGTTCAGCAGTTGCATATTGCATTGGGATTACAAACATCGATCCGATAAAGTACAATTTACTATTCGAGCGTTTCCTTAATCCGGATCGTAAGAGCATGCCCGATATTGATACTGACTTCGATGATGTCGGTCGTCAGAAGGTGATAGATTACGTTGTAAACAAGTACGGAAAGAATCAGGTTGCGCAGATCATTACCTATGGTACGATGGCTGCGAAGATGAGTATCAAGGATGTTGCACGTGTTATGGATCTGCCATTAGCGGAGGCAAATACACTTGCCAAACTTGTACCTGAAAGACCGGGAATAGAATTGAATCGGGTTATCCTCGCACCAATTGATGGTGAGAAAAGTCTGAAGACAAAAGAAAATTTAAGCAGTGAAGAAATAGAGGATTGTAAGAAACTCAGAACGATCTATGCAGGAACGGATCTATCTGCAAAAGTTTTGAAGGAAGCAGTCATTCTTGAAGGCTCTGTCCGGAATACAGGAATTCATGCGGCAGGAATTATCATTGCTCCAATGGATCTTACTGATATTATCCCTGTGTCTACATCCAAGGAAACACAGTTACTCATCACTCAGTACGATGGAAAAGTGATCGAAGATGCCGGAGTTATCAAGATGGACTTTCTTGGATTGAAAACTCTTACCATTATCCGTGATGCATTGATATTGATCGAAGCAAATCACGGAGTAAAAATTGTAATAGATGAAATTCCTCTCGATGATCAGAAAACATTAGAATTATATCAGCGTGCAGAAACAAACGGAACATTCCAGTTTGAGTCGGCAGGTATGCAAAAATATTTACGTGAATTAAAAGCCGATAAATTTGAGGATCTCATTGCAATGAATGCATTGTATCGTCCGGGTCCGCTTGAATATATTCCGAATTTCATTGCGCGTAAGAATGGAAGAGAAGCTGTAAGCTATGATCTTCCCGAAATGGAAGAGTATCTGAAAGAAAGCTATGGTATTACAGTATATCAGGAGCAGGTAATGTTGCTTTCGCAAAAACTTGCAGGATTTACAAAAGGTGATGCTGATACATTGCGAAAAGCAATGGGTAAAAAACAACTCGACGTCCTGAATAAAATGAAGTCGAAGTTTGTTGAAGGATGTGAAAAAAATGGTCACGATAAGAAAGTTTGCGAAAAGATCTGGGTGGATTGGGAAGCGTTTGCATCTTATGCTTTCAATAAATCCCATTCAACTTGTTACGCTTTCGTTGCTTTTCAGACTGCATATTTAAAAGCACATTATCCGGCTGAGTACATGGCCTCAGTCCTTACTCACAATTTAAGTAACATCGATAAGATCACATTCTTCATGGAAGAATGCAGACGTATGGGTGTTCCTGTACTGGGTCCGGATGTGAATGAAAGTATTTATAATTTCGGCGTAAATAAAAGCGGACAGATTCGTTTCGGATTAGGTGCGATCAAAGGAGTAGGCGAAGCAGCTGTTCAGTCTATCATCGACGAAAGAGATGCAAATGGTCCTTACAAAAATATTTTCGACTTAGTTCGCAGAGTGAATTTGAGAGCGGCAAGCAGAAAAACATTTGAGAACCTTGCTTACGGTGGTGCATTTGATTCATTCACTGAAATGCATCGCGGACATTTCTTTGCAGAAGATAAAGATTACAATACATTCCTCGAAAGAATTCTCCGCTATGGAAATAGTATTCAGGAGGCAAAAAATTCTTCACAGCACTCATTATTTGGAGAAAGCAGTGGAGTAGAAATGCCAGAACCGGTTATCCCTAATACAGAAGTATGGCCAAGTCTTGTCCGGTTGAAATTTGAAAAGGAAGTAATTGGATTTTATATTTCCGGACATCCGCTGGATCTTTACAAAATTGAAATGCGTAAACTTCAGAAGATAAAAGATCTGAAGGATGTAGAAAAGAATAAAGGAAAAGAATTGACCCTAGGCGCCATGATCACCAGTGTGAATCATCGCTTAAGTAAAAACGGAAAGCCCTTTGGTAGTTTTACAATTGAAGATTATGAAGAAGGACATGAACTGGTTCTTTTTGGAGAAGATTATCTGAAGTTCAAAATGTGGCTGAATGTGGGCGAATTCCTCTTTATTAAAGGGAAGCTACAGGACCGGTATATGCAGCCCGGAAATACTGAATTTAAGATCAGTAATATTCAGCTTCTGGCAGACATGCGCGAAAAGATCCTGAAAAATCTGACCGTTAAGGTTCCGATAAACCAGGTCAATAACGAATGGATAAATAGTATTGTGAACATCCTTAAAAACGATACTCAGCATAAAGAAGGCACTTGTACGCTTAAATTCAAGGTTTATGATCCGGCAGACCCAAGTCTGAATATCGACTTGCCGAGTAAAAAATATCGCATTAATCCTCAGAACGAACTGATCGATTCATTGGAAAAATTGGCAGAACTGGAATATTAGCGTCATCATTAGACTATATTGCAGTCCTGTCCGTTAGCAGTAATAGATAGTCTGTCTAAGTGGCAGGGAATCACAAACGGCTTAGAATTTGCAAAGCCTGCTGTACAAAAGTAAATTTAAACAGTATAAAGAAAGTAAATTATGGCAATCGAAATCACAGATTCGAATTTTGAAGAAATGGTCTTAAAGTCTGATAAACCGGTACTGGTAGACTTCTGGGCAGAATGGTGTGGACCATGCAGAATGGTCGGCCCGATCGTAGAAGAATTAGCAAAAGAGTATGATGGAAAGGCAGTTATTGGAAAAGTAAATGTCGACAACAATCCGAATATCTCTATGAACTATGGAATCCGAAACATTCCGACGTTATTGATCTTTAAAAACGGAGAGATCGTAGACAAACAAGTTGGTGCAGTTCCAAAATCAATTTTAGCAAATAAACTGAATGCTCAGTTAGTATAAATAAAATTCAATCTTAAAAGCAAGCCGGGTCATGTGCCCGGCTTCTTTTTTGTAAAAATTAAACACAAGGGCACTAAGTTCACAATAAGAACACGGAATTCTTAGTGGTCTTGTTGTGAACTTAGTGCACTTTGTGTTAAAAAAGAATTACTTCTTCACAATTTAAACTAAGAAAAAAAGTTGTTAGAAATAACCCTGTTTAACTATATTTGAATATGCCCATCACCCAACACGAAATCCAGCAACTCGGTCACCTCGAACTACTCGCACGTCAGGTAGTAGAAGGTTTTATTACCGGTTTACATAAAAGTCCCTTTCATGGATTCTCAGTAGAGTTTGCTGAACATCGCATTTACAATAAAGGCGAATCTACAAAGCATATCGACTGGCGATTATTTGGTCGCACCGATAAATTGTTTGTGAAGAGATATGAAGAGGAAACAAATTTGCGTTGTCAGCTGATCATCGACAATTCATCATCTATGCATTTTCCCGAAGACGGAAAGGTGCAGAGTAAAATAAATTTTTCCGTTCATGCAGCGGCAGCGATTGCTTATATGTTGAGAATGCAGCGTGATGCTGTCGGACTCAGTATTTTTTCTGATAAAATAGAGATCAATACACAGGCACGTTCAAGTTCTGTCCATCACAAAATGCTTTTTTCAGAAATGGAAAAACGTATTGCTGATACAAAGATCCAGACAGGTACTAAAACCATGGGTACTCAAGCCTTACACGAAATTGCAGAAACTATTCACAAGCGTTCTCTGGTAATCATTTTCAGTGACATGATGGATACTAACAACAATAAAGAAGAACTTTTCAGTGCATTGCAACATTTGAAACATAACAAACATGAAGTCGTTCTTTTCCATGTAACAGATAAAAAAACGGAAGAAGATTTTAAATTTGAAAACCGTCCATATCTTTTCGTTGATGTAGAAAGTGGTGAAGAAGTAAAAGTTCACTCCAACGAGATCCGCGACACTTACATCAATTCAATGAAAGAATTCAAACACGATCTCAAACTCCGGTGCGCACAATATCGTATCGACTTCGTCGAAGCAGATATCAACGAAGGCTATAGAAATGTTTTGTTGCCGTATTTGTTGAAGAGGGAGAAGATGGCTTGATTCATTAAGTTCAAAGTTCAAGGTTCAAAGTTTAAAGTTGGCTTCGTAGGCACCTACGAAGCCAACTTTGAACTTTGAACTTTGAACTTTGAACCTTGAACTTTGACCTCAGACCTAATTATTCAAAAACAAAAACTCCCCCGGTATAATCCCCGTAGGTAAACTATTCAGCAATGTACCCGCCGGATCGTATCTGTAAATTCTCCCGGCTTGCTGGTAGTCGATAACATCAGAAACATATAACACACGACTTACTCTATCGAATGCCATTCCGTAGAAACTTTTTCCTGCAGCATCAACAAATGAAGAAGTTGGTAGAGACGAATCTGTAATCTGCATTTTATAAACATTTAAATTCAAAAAATATAGTTCATCGTTTGTTTCATTGATAATCAATCGTGTTGGAAAGTCGCCTGCAGGAAATGCCTGGGAAAATTCTATCATCTTTGTTGCAGGATCTATTCTGTGCAGACTGCCCGGAGCACTTGTCAAATAATCGCCACCGCAGAGAACCCAGAGCTTGTTGTTCATGTCCAGTTGCAGTGAATTTCCACCCGGACCGATTAATATGCTGTCTTCCAGAATATCAGTTGTTGGTTCTATGATGTACAAGTATGAAGTTGAAAGATTGGTAACATAAACTTTTCCATTATAAAGAAAAAGGTCTTCTGTTGAACCATTCAGCTGGATATTTCCTGTGATTAAATTCGATGAAAGATCAACAATTGAAATTCCGTTAGCATAAAGATCGGTAACATATGCTTTGCCGGGAGAAGCTTCTATCATAAAACGCGGAGAATTAAATCCCGTGATAGTAGCAGATTTTTTCATAGTAGTTGCTTCAACAACTTCGATTTTTGAAGAATTATTGACTACTATGTAGATCTTGTTATTTATTTTGGTCATGCTCTGACCTACATCTCCGAGATCTTCATCATTAGCAATTTTATAAACATCCTGAATAGTTTCTGCTTCGGTCCCATTAGTATAGGAGATAGTCGCATTGCCATCGGTAAATGTTCCTTCATTACAAATGTAAATTCCGTTGACTTCGGCAGTGAAACTCGTTGTTGGAGTAGGTTCGTCGATCGTGTCTTTTTTGCAGGAGAATGATGCCAGTGATACAATAGCGAAAAGTGTAATTTTTAATTTCATGATAGTGTTATTTTTTTTGTATGTATGTAATATTTATTCCGAAAGAATAATTTCTTAGTGGTTCCGGCCGGTTCAAAACTGATTGATAATCGGTATCAAAAAGATTGTCGACTCTGATAAACATTGAAAGTATTGTGTTTTGAATTTTCAGCTTTTGATCTAATTGTACTGAAGCTTTGTTATATGCATCTAAGTAATGCAGATTGTCTGTAGATGAAAACCGGATGCCGGTATAGTTTTGGTTGAATGTGAAAACAGAGTTTTTATAACTAACAGATATGACTCCGCCAACTTTATGTAATGGAACGTAGATCAATTGCTTTCCAACAGAAGCGTCAAAGGCCAGTTCAGAAGAAGTTGTTTCTGAAATTGTATATCCATAAAAAACACTGAAACGAAATCCGATTTTCCGGAATTTCTTTTTGAAAAGTAAATTGCTTTCTGTTCCGTACGAATGAACATTTTTTATGTTTGAGGGTGTCCAGAGAATACCATGTGGAGCCCATGCGATCCAATTGTTAACCTCTTTGTCAAATGCAGTCATCTGAATTGAAAATGCATTTGAATCGTTTGAATTTTTTACAACGAGTTGGCGGATATTCAGATCAATAGTTCCTTCATAAGAATATCCGGTTTCAGGAAGTAAATTCAGGTTTCCACCCGGTTGCCAGAAAAGGTCATTGACTTGTGGATTTCGGTAAACTGTGCCATAGTTCCCAAGGATATTAATGTAATTCGTAATTTTATAGTTCACACCTGCAGAGAATACAACCGGTGGGTTTTGAAATTCATTGACTTCTTTTCGGGAAGAAAGTGAAACGCTGAGGTTTTTGTATTTTAAATTATATCCAAGAAATGCTGCCTTGCGAATTACATCTGCTTGCTTTTTAAATTCTGTCGCATTTGCATTTATCATTGTAAAATTCAGGCCTGCTTGAAAGCTATGGATGTTGTTTATAGAAAACGAATATTCCGGTTCAGAAATAAAAGTTTTGCATAGCGAAACCGATGGTTCATTCAATGAAGAGTCGTTGTAGTATAATTCTTCATTAGAGTATGCGTTTCTGAAAACGAATTTTCCGTGCTTTGCAGACTTTGTAAAAATGAGATTATATCTGAAATTTTTGTCAGTCTGAACAGCCTCGGAAATCGATTCAGTTAAGACCGGAGCAATGTTTCTATCGGCAAACTGATACCAGAAATTAAAACTCAGATCAGTTCTTGAATTGAAAATATAACTGTTTTCTGCAATTATTCCTCTTCCTTTCGCTTCGGCATGAACTTGTTTTTTCAGTTGATCGTTATGATGAAATGAAAATTCATTTTTCTCATCGGTAAAGAAAAGTTTTACAGATGAATTGAAATTCTTTATTGAAAATTTACTTTCGGCATAATTTGCAAAGCCTGATGCTGTGCTATACCTGCTTCCGATTTTAATAGAATTATTGTTTACGAAAATATTACTATTACCCAACTGGATCGTTCCGCTGATAGCACCACTTCCCCAAAGTGATGAAGATCCGCCATATTGAATTGAAATATCATCAAACAAAAATGTGGGTAACAGATTAAAATCCATTACGCCATTCATAGGATTGGCGATAGAGAATCCTTTCCATAGCACTGCTGTATGGTATGCACTTCCACCTCTTAATGATACACTTGACAGTGCACCAGGACCATAATTTTTTACAAGAGCCGGGGAATAGTCAGTTAAATAATTACCAAGTGTCTGATCAATATGGATCATCTTAAGCAATGAATCCGGACGTTCTGTTTTTAATCCCGACTGCTGAATGTCTGATCGTACTGCGCTGATAATTACAGCGCGTAATTGAAGAGCTGTTGTATCATCCTGTGCGAATAGCAGCAGAGGAGAGAAATAAAATAAAATTAAAATGACTTTTTTGATAAGCATTGATCCCAATGGGAATGAACAAAAACAATGCAGCAGCGACGCAGATAACAGTTATGGGCTGTATCAAACGACATGAGCTTCTTTTCGCGAAAGCATTGTCTATTACAAAGTGGCAGGTCTCCTGGCTTACTCTTCCGGCAACCTTCCCATATCTGAAATGATACAGTGGTATATAGCCGGTAATGTTTGAGTTTTACAGTTGCGCGTCAGCCCGTGATTTTCACACGGTTCCCTATTAATTCATTTCTTAATTGAAATGAAACCAATCTGTGTTCAAAGAACCGGGACAAATGTACAATTATCTTGGATAAATCCTAGTGTCATTATTTACCTCAAAAAATGGGGAATTATGATAATAATTTATCATTTTTGCTTTTGCGTAATGAATATGGAGTAAATGAAAATCTAACTCTGTATCATTTTATTAATTTATTGTTCCACAAAAAAAACACACTATGTCATTCACATCAGAGTTCCGTGATTTCATTTCTAAAGGAAATGTAGTCGATCTTGCAGTCGGTGTTGTTATCGGAGGTGCCTTCGGTAAGATCATTGATTCATTAGTAAACGATATTTTAATGCCACCATTAGGATTGATAATCGGCGGTGTTGATTTTAAAGATCTGAAAATTGCTATTCAGGCAGCTTCAGTTGATGCTGCGGGCAAAGTTATTCCGGCGGTTACTATCAATTACGGAATGTTTATTCAGGCTGCTATTACTTTTCTCCTTATTGCTCTTGCAGTATTCATGTTCGTTGTTAAGCCAATGAATGCTATGCGTAAACGTGCAGAGAAAAATGCTGCACCCGCTGCTCCTGCAGGACCGCCGCCACCAACGAAAGATCAGGCGTTGTTGACAGAGATACGGGATCTTTTGAAGAAGTAATTGTCGCTTCCTGAAAGGTTGTACTTTTAATTGATTAGGTCAAGGGTCAAAGGTCAAGGGTTAAACTGCGAAAGTAGTTTGACCTTTGACCCTTGACCCTTGACCATTTTACACAATGTCTTACACTTTTACATTCACATGTAAGGTTTCTCTCTGTTTTAAAGCATCCCGACTTCGTAAAGTTGTTCTTTAGCTTCTGCAAACGCACGCAAATGAGAACAACGCTACTTTTCTTAGCATTATTAGTTTCTAAGGTTTCTTTTAGTCAGGACATGCTTGGAGTGTCGAATGGAAATTATGCCGGTAACTCGGGAATGGCCATGAATCCGACAGCAATGTTGCTGATGCCTTATAAATGGGAACTTCAGATACTAAGTTTTAATTTATCAGTCGACAATAATTTTGTCGGTATGCCCAAACGGAAAATTTTAGGCGGAACGGAGTCGATGAATAATGAGCCGTATGGCGGATTGAATTTCTATACTAACAGTCGTGATAAAGCCGCCAATATGCACTTTGCTTTAGGATTGCCGGCAATAATTTTCCGTTTCAAAGACATGGCAATTGGTGCACATATGACGATCAGAAATGATCTGAGTGTTCACAATGTTTCTTCTGATCTGGCAATTCTTGCATACAAGGGAATGGATTACAAATCAATTCAGGGAAGAAATATTGCAGTCGATGGAATGAGAATCGGTGATCTGACATTCATCGAAACTGCAGTTTCATTTGGTAAACAATTAAGTAAAAGTGAATCAAGAAAATGGCTGGCTGCAGGATCGTTAAAGTATATCACAGCCTTTCAGGGTTCATATGCCGGAATTGATGATGCAAATCTGCGCGTAGAAAATGACACAACAATTTATATTACTAAAATTAAAGGTAGCATCGATTATTCATACATAGAAGATCCGGCTGATCTTTTAAAATTCAGATGCACAGGAATTGGTTTTGATCTCGGCACTCAATATGTTTCAAATCCATTCACGCAAAAATATTCCAATGGTCGTCCGATCCCAATGAAGAAATACGATTACAGAGTAGGAGTATCGTTGATGGATCTGGGTTTTGTCCGGTTTGGAAGAAATGCACATGCAATGGATTTTAATACCGATGCTTTGAATTTCGATAATGTACCAAATACACAGATTAATGGAACTGCCGGTGTAGATTCGTTGATCTATGCCACTGCAATGAATGGAACAGCAATCAAGAACAGTTTTGTTATGTCACTTCCTACCGGATTAAGCATTCAATTCGACAGGTGTCTGAAACCACGTTGGTATTTAAATATGACAGCGATTCAAAGAGTGCCAATGCCTATGGCAAGAGTTGATCGTCCTAATATGCTTGGTGCAACAATCCGTTATGAAACACCGTTTTTTGAAGTTGGATTTCCCTACAGCTTTTATGATTATTATCGTCACCGGTTAGGATTGGCAATGCGGTATCACATCTTTTATATCGGGACAGACAGAATGGGCACATTTATCAGTGATCGGTTTGCCGGAGATGATATAACAGGAGTCGATCTTTATTTTGGTTTTAAATTAACGAGTATAGATTTTAAGCGCAAGTCGAAGCCGCATTCGCATGTTGGATGTGCAGCGTACTACTAAGATTTCCGCTAAATGTATAATTGCAAATCGAAGCCAAATTTCGCAATCTGCACTCAATAATATTTAAAATATTTTGGATTTGGGTATATTGCATAGTTCAATATATTCAGATTGTACTAGTATTCATCTTTAAGTTCGCTTAATTCTAACGTCAATGGAAGTTTGTAAAATTTGTCACCTAACAATTCAGTGATATGTGATTTTTTTGGATTTAACACAATCAGATTATTCTTTACTGTAACGTTGTCAACCAGCGAATAAATATCTTCGTATGAATTTAAATTTATACTTCCTTGTTTTTTTGCATTTGTCTTTTTGTCAAAGTACTTAATTAGAATACAGGAAGGTTTTAGGTTTGGTTTTATTTGATAACTTAAGTCCACTTTATATGCTTTCGTATCTTTAGTTTTGAAATAAATCTCAATTTCCTGATTGTATTTTTCTATTAAGGTTTCAACCTCGATTATTTTTTTAGTCTTTATATTATCTGCCTGGAATAAAAAATACAAAACATTAAATGCAGCTTTAATCCATTTATCCTTATTAAATTCGCTTAATGAATTAAAGTCCGATGGTTGGATTCCGTAATGAACGGATTTTAATCGTATATCATATTCTGTTTTTTGTATTTCAATGGCATTGTCTGACAAAGTTGGAGACAAATAAAGGTAAAGGTGATCAAACACTCCTGAAATAAAATTTAATTCATTTAATTTCCGTGCAATCCTT
The sequence above is drawn from the Bacteroidota bacterium genome and encodes:
- the mscL gene encoding large-conductance mechanosensitive channel protein MscL encodes the protein MSFTSEFRDFISKGNVVDLAVGVVIGGAFGKIIDSLVNDILMPPLGLIIGGVDFKDLKIAIQAASVDAAGKVIPAVTINYGMFIQAAITFLLIALAVFMFVVKPMNAMRKRAEKNAAPAAPAGPPPPTKDQALLTEIRDLLKK
- a CDS encoding TonB-dependent receptor; this translates as MLIKKVILILFYFSPLLLFAQDDTTALQLRAVIISAVRSDIQQSGLKTERPDSLLKMIHIDQTLGNYLTDYSPALVKNYGPGALSSVSLRGGSAYHTAVLWKGFSIANPMNGVMDFNLLPTFLFDDISIQYGGSSSLWGSGAISGTIQLGNSNIFVNNNSIKIGSRYSTASGFANYAESKFSIKNFNSSVKLFFTDEKNEFSFHHNDQLKKQVHAEAKGRGIIAENSYIFNSRTDLSFNFWYQFADRNIAPVLTESISEAVQTDKNFRYNLIFTKSAKHGKFVFRNAYSNEELYYNDSSLNEPSVSLCKTFISEPEYSFSINNIHSFQAGLNFTMINANATEFKKQADVIRKAAFLGYNLKYKNLSVSLSSRKEVNEFQNPPVVFSAGVNYKITNYINILGNYGTVYRNPQVNDLFWQPGGNLNLLPETGYSYEGTIDLNIRQLVVKNSNDSNAFSIQMTAFDKEVNNWIAWAPHGILWTPSNIKNVHSYGTESNLLFKKKFRKIGFRFSVFYGYTISETTSSELAFDASVGKQLIYVPLHKVGGVISVSYKNSVFTFNQNYTGIRFSSTDNLHYLDAYNKASVQLDQKLKIQNTILSMFIRVDNLFDTDYQSVLNRPEPLRNYSFGINITYIQKK